TCGCAAGGGTGCGCCGGTGGGCCGAGGACGGCTCCAAGGCGGAGCGCAGGCTCGCGTCTCTGGTGCTCTCCGACCTTGCTTACGTGTCCAAGGCGACAATTGCGGATATCGCGGGCCGCGCGGGCGTGAGCGAGCCGACCGTGACGCGGTTCGCAAGAGCGGTCGGCTGCGAAGGCATGCGGGATTTCAAATATCATCTCGCCCAGGCCCTGGCCGTGGGCGGCAATGATCCCAACCCGTCGCCGGCCCGGCGCGAAGAGCGGGAGGAGCGTATCCTGTCCGCCGTCTGCGACAACGCCATCACGGCGATCGAGGATGTGCGGGCGACCATCGACATGGATGTCGTCGACCGGATCGCCGAGCGGATCTCGACCGCCCGCTCGGTGCTGGCCTACGGTTCGGGGGGCGATTCCTCGATCATGTCGATGGAACTTCACAACCGGCTGTTCCGCCTCGGCTTGTCCGTCATGGCGCACAGCGACGGCCAGATGCAGCGAATGACCGCATCGGTGGCGAGCCCGGACACGGCCGTGATCGCCTTCTCGACCTGCGGATATTCTCGCTCGGTGGTCGACTCCGTCAGAATTTCGCGCCATTACGGAGCCAGGACGGTCGCCGTGACCGCGCCGGGTTCCGCCCTGGCGCGCGAAGCGGAGATTCTCCTGCCCTTTTCGATTCCGGAGGACGGCAATCTCTACAAACCGAAC
This window of the Microvirga sp. TS319 genome carries:
- a CDS encoding MurR/RpiR family transcriptional regulator, which encodes MNAPQDILARVRRWAEDGSKAERRLASLVLSDLAYVSKATIADIAGRAGVSEPTVTRFARAVGCEGMRDFKYHLAQALAVGGNDPNPSPARREEREERILSAVCDNAITAIEDVRATIDMDVVDRIAERISTARSVLAYGSGGDSSIMSMELHNRLFRLGLSVMAHSDGQMQRMTASVASPDTAVIAFSTCGYSRSVVDSVRISRHYGARTVAVTAPGSALAREAEILLPFSIPEDGNLYKPNAARYAMMAIVDLIAMTTAEAIGPSVLEGLRRIKHSLAAANVNDPRSPLGD